The following are from one region of the Mycolicibacterium helvum genome:
- a CDS encoding adenosylmethionine--8-amino-7-oxononanoate transaminase, with protein sequence MSALTPEQISAIDAAHIWHPYSTIGAEAMPPLVAVGADGAWLTLVRDGAQVRVLDAMASWWTAVHGHGHPVLDAAMTRQLSVMNHVMFGGLTHEPAARLAQLLVDITPQGLDTVFFSDSGSVAVEVAVKMALQYWRSAGRFGKRRLMTWRGGYHGDTFTPMSVCDPDGGMHSLWTDVLFPQVFAPPVPAAYDPAYIAAFEAQLLDQSDELAAVIVEPVVQGAGGMRFHDPRYLSDLRAMCDRAGVLLIFDEIATGFGRTGELFAADHAGVSPDIMCVGKALTGGYVTLAATLCTLEIAETISGSEAGALMHGPTFMANALACAVSVASVELLLAQDWRGRVAEISAGLAEGLAPARALPGVADVRVCGAIGVIETHQNVDLAVATPVALDNGVWLRPFRNLIYAMPPFICTPEEIAQVGSAMVAVARALA encoded by the coding sequence GTGTCGGCGTTGACCCCTGAGCAGATCAGCGCGATCGACGCCGCGCACATCTGGCATCCGTACAGCACGATCGGCGCCGAGGCGATGCCCCCGCTGGTGGCCGTCGGCGCCGACGGTGCGTGGCTGACGCTGGTTCGTGACGGCGCCCAGGTCCGCGTTCTCGACGCGATGGCGTCCTGGTGGACGGCCGTGCACGGGCATGGGCACCCGGTGCTCGACGCGGCGATGACGCGTCAGCTTTCGGTGATGAATCACGTCATGTTCGGCGGGCTGACCCACGAACCGGCCGCGCGGCTGGCGCAGCTGCTCGTCGACATCACCCCGCAGGGTCTGGACACCGTGTTCTTTTCCGACTCCGGCTCGGTGGCCGTCGAAGTGGCGGTCAAGATGGCACTGCAGTACTGGCGCAGCGCGGGCCGGTTCGGCAAGCGCCGCCTGATGACGTGGCGTGGCGGATATCACGGCGACACGTTCACCCCGATGAGCGTCTGTGACCCGGACGGCGGCATGCACTCACTGTGGACGGACGTTCTCTTTCCCCAGGTTTTCGCTCCGCCGGTGCCGGCTGCCTACGACCCGGCCTACATTGCGGCGTTCGAGGCGCAACTGCTCGATCAGTCCGACGAGCTGGCCGCGGTCATCGTCGAACCGGTGGTGCAGGGCGCCGGCGGCATGCGCTTCCACGACCCCCGCTACCTGAGCGATCTGCGTGCGATGTGCGATCGCGCCGGTGTGTTGCTGATCTTCGACGAGATCGCCACCGGATTCGGCCGGACAGGGGAGTTGTTCGCTGCCGACCACGCCGGGGTCAGCCCGGACATCATGTGTGTCGGCAAGGCGTTGACCGGTGGTTACGTCACCCTCGCGGCGACGTTATGCACGCTGGAGATCGCCGAGACGATCAGCGGCAGCGAGGCCGGAGCCCTGATGCACGGCCCGACCTTCATGGCCAATGCGCTGGCGTGCGCGGTGTCGGTGGCCTCGGTGGAACTGCTGCTCGCCCAGGACTGGCGTGGCCGGGTCGCCGAGATCAGTGCCGGGCTGGCCGAGGGGCTGGCGCCGGCCCGCGCCCTGCCTGGCGTCGCCGATGTGCGGGTGTGCGGCGCGATCGGGGTGATCGAGACCCACCAGAACGTCGATCTGGCGGTCGCGACCCCGGTGGCTCTGGACAACGGCGTCTGGCTGCGGCCGTTCCGCAACCTGATCTACGCGATGCCGCCGTTCATCTGCACGCCTGAGGAGATAGCCCAGGTCGGCTCGGCGATGGTCGCCGTCGCCCGTGCGCTGGCCTGA
- a CDS encoding MmcQ/YjbR family DNA-binding protein: MITVDAVRPIALGLPRAYETLVRDRITFRVGRLVFLTFSPDETVMGVGFPKEEREAMVAAEPEKFTLPRASDMRYNWIHVRLDAIDLDEVRDLVIDGWKMCVPKSIASQIN; encoded by the coding sequence GTGATTACCGTCGATGCGGTGCGGCCAATCGCGCTTGGGCTGCCGCGGGCCTACGAGACGCTCGTTCGCGACCGGATCACGTTCCGCGTCGGCAGGCTCGTCTTCCTCACGTTCTCGCCCGACGAGACGGTGATGGGTGTCGGTTTCCCGAAGGAGGAGCGAGAAGCAATGGTCGCCGCCGAGCCCGAGAAGTTCACCCTCCCGCGCGCGTCGGACATGCGTTACAACTGGATTCACGTTCGCCTGGACGCGATCGATCTCGACGAAGTCCGTGATTTGGTGATCGACGGGTGGAAGATGTGCGTCCCGAAAAGTATTGCTTCGCAGATTAATTGA
- a CDS encoding 2'-5' RNA ligase family protein, whose product MAHSIELLIDQRADTAVRQMWHALADGGLPSRHRVPSGTRRPHITLVAAERIAPGIDRVLGGLAEELPLPVVLGAPLVFGTDRLTLARLVVGSAALLALHDEVYGLCRPFAFNVFAHSAPGRWTPHITLGRRFTPAQVGEALAAVDGIAADIRASIVGLRRWDGDAKREYLMVN is encoded by the coding sequence ATGGCGCACTCGATCGAACTGCTCATCGACCAGCGCGCCGACACCGCCGTCCGCCAGATGTGGCACGCCCTTGCCGACGGCGGGTTGCCCAGCCGGCACCGCGTGCCCTCGGGCACCCGACGGCCGCACATCACGCTGGTCGCCGCCGAGCGCATCGCCCCGGGCATTGACCGGGTGCTGGGCGGGTTGGCCGAGGAACTCCCGCTGCCCGTGGTGCTGGGCGCGCCGCTGGTCTTCGGGACCGACCGGCTGACACTGGCTCGGCTCGTCGTCGGATCGGCGGCGCTGCTAGCCCTGCACGACGAGGTCTACGGCCTGTGCCGGCCGTTCGCATTCAATGTGTTCGCCCACAGTGCGCCGGGCCGGTGGACCCCGCACATCACGCTCGGGCGCCGTTTCACCCCGGCTCAGGTAGGGGAGGCGCTGGCGGCGGTCGACGGGATCGCGGCCGATATCCGGGCCAGCATCGTGGGCCTGCGGCGTTGGGACGGTGACGCCAAACGCGAGTACCTGATGGTCAATTAA
- a CDS encoding DUF2567 domain-containing protein, with the protein MTRRRAAGIVVIGLTLAGAVIGGLWSWLAPPAHGVVALTRSGQRVQTYLGSESDHLFVSAAMFIGLLTSMAIVVAVLVWQWRAHRGPLMATALWLGLVAAAGAAAAVGAALVHWHYGAVPFDTAPVTPQNRVFYYSEAPPVFFARAPLQVATTLLFPAAVAALTYALMAVATPRDDLGALPPMERAPLGAGSPS; encoded by the coding sequence ATGACACGACGCCGCGCGGCAGGCATCGTTGTCATCGGGTTGACGCTTGCGGGTGCGGTGATCGGCGGTCTGTGGTCATGGCTGGCCCCGCCGGCCCATGGCGTCGTCGCGCTGACCCGCTCCGGCCAGCGGGTGCAGACCTACCTGGGGAGTGAATCCGACCATCTGTTCGTGTCGGCGGCCATGTTCATCGGGCTGCTGACCTCGATGGCGATCGTGGTGGCAGTGCTGGTCTGGCAGTGGCGTGCTCACCGCGGTCCGTTGATGGCGACGGCGCTGTGGCTGGGCTTGGTGGCCGCCGCCGGTGCCGCCGCGGCGGTGGGTGCGGCGCTGGTGCATTGGCATTACGGCGCGGTGCCGTTCGATACCGCCCCGGTGACACCGCAGAACCGCGTCTTCTACTACTCCGAAGCGCCGCCGGTGTTCTTCGCGCGCGCTCCGCTGCAGGTGGCGACGACGCTGCTGTTTCCCGCCGCTGTTGCCGCACTCACCTACGCCTTGATGGCGGTGGCCACCCCGCGTGATGACCTCGGGGCCTTGCCGCCGATGGAACGCGCGCCGCTGGGCGCCGGTAGCCCGTCCTAG
- the bioB gene encoding biotin synthase BioB, whose product MDVVALAREQVLERGEGLSRDQVLEILQLSDDRLEELLALAHEVRMKWCGPEVEVEGIISLKTGGCPEDCHFCSQSGLFASPVRSAWLDIPSLVEAAKQTAKSGATEFCIVAAVRGPDERLLAQVAAGIEAIRNEVDIQIACSLGMLTQEQVDRLKEMGVHRYNHNLETAQSYFPNVVTTHSWEERWGTLEMVREAGMEVCCGGILGMGESLEQRAEFAANLAELDPHEVPLNFLNPRPGTPFGDLEVLPAAEALKAVAAFRLALPRTMLRFAGGREITLGDLGAKQGILGGINAVIVGNYLTTLGRPAEADLELLEDLQMPIKALNASL is encoded by the coding sequence GTGGACGTAGTGGCACTGGCGCGCGAGCAGGTGCTCGAGCGCGGCGAGGGGCTATCCCGCGATCAGGTGCTCGAAATCCTGCAGCTGTCTGACGACCGGCTCGAGGAACTGCTGGCGCTGGCCCACGAGGTCCGGATGAAGTGGTGCGGCCCCGAGGTTGAGGTCGAGGGCATCATCAGCCTGAAAACCGGTGGCTGCCCTGAGGATTGCCACTTCTGCTCGCAGTCGGGCTTGTTCGCCTCGCCGGTCCGCAGCGCCTGGCTGGACATTCCCAGCCTGGTCGAGGCGGCCAAGCAGACCGCCAAATCCGGCGCCACCGAGTTCTGCATCGTGGCAGCTGTGCGCGGGCCCGACGAGCGGCTGCTGGCGCAGGTTGCCGCCGGCATCGAGGCCATCCGCAACGAGGTCGACATCCAGATCGCCTGCTCGCTCGGCATGCTCACACAGGAACAGGTCGATCGCCTCAAGGAGATGGGCGTACACCGGTACAACCACAACCTGGAGACCGCCCAGTCCTACTTCCCGAACGTCGTGACCACGCACTCGTGGGAAGAGCGTTGGGGCACACTGGAGATGGTCCGGGAGGCCGGCATGGAGGTGTGCTGTGGCGGCATCCTCGGCATGGGGGAGTCGCTCGAGCAGCGCGCCGAATTTGCCGCCAACCTGGCCGAACTCGATCCGCACGAGGTGCCGCTGAACTTCCTGAACCCGCGGCCGGGCACCCCGTTCGGTGATCTGGAGGTGCTGCCTGCGGCCGAGGCGCTCAAGGCGGTCGCCGCCTTCCGCCTCGCACTGCCCCGCACGATGCTGCGTTTTGCCGGCGGCCGTGAGATCACCCTCGGTGACCTGGGTGCCAAGCAGGGCATCCTCGGCGGGATCAACGCCGTGATCGTCGGAAATTACCTGACTACGCTGGGCCGGCCGGCGGAGGCGGATCTCGAGTTGCTCGAAGATCTGCAGATGCCGATCAAGGCACTGAACGCCAGTCTGTAG
- a CDS encoding TetR/AcrR family transcriptional regulator C-terminal domain-containing protein: MQLHKRDVVAKAAAILDGYGIADLTMRRLARELDVTPGALYWHFANKQELLGAVADHVLAPACAEPAPMDWRDRIETVCRGLRDALLSHTDGAELVSASFAAGQSRAVEQILGVLAQAAGEAGVNSAHRVQAARTVLHYVFGATADEQSRLQWDAAGADLPDEQSVLGADLGRRFDFGVQLLVDGIAARRTSPV, from the coding sequence GTGCAGCTACACAAACGCGACGTGGTCGCCAAGGCGGCGGCGATCCTGGACGGTTACGGGATCGCCGACCTCACCATGCGCCGGCTGGCCCGGGAACTCGACGTCACCCCCGGCGCGCTGTACTGGCACTTCGCCAACAAGCAGGAACTTCTCGGTGCCGTCGCCGACCACGTGCTGGCCCCAGCCTGTGCCGAGCCGGCCCCGATGGACTGGCGGGACCGCATCGAGACTGTGTGCCGCGGCCTGCGGGACGCGCTGCTATCCCACACCGACGGGGCCGAGCTGGTGTCGGCCAGCTTCGCCGCCGGACAGTCCAGAGCTGTAGAGCAGATCCTGGGCGTGCTGGCGCAGGCCGCCGGGGAGGCGGGGGTGAACAGCGCACACCGAGTCCAGGCCGCCAGGACCGTGCTGCACTACGTGTTCGGGGCGACCGCCGACGAGCAATCGCGACTGCAATGGGACGCGGCCGGAGCCGACCTCCCCGACGAACAATCCGTGCTCGGGGCCGACCTCGGCCGGCGGTTCGACTTCGGGGTACAGCTGCTGGTCGACGGAATCGCTGCACGACGGACATCGCCGGTGTGA
- a CDS encoding acyltransferase family protein, producing MLTLSPTRPSAPTQAGSPPLAATGTRKSGFYRHDLDGLRGVAIALVAVFHVWFGRVSGGVDVFLVLSGFFFGGSLLRTALNPDSALSPWPEILRLVRRLLPALVIVLAVGAVLTVLVQPQTRWETFADQSLASLGYFQNWELSATASNYLRAGEAVSPLQHIWSMSVQGQFYIAMLALIFGFAYAARRRLGPWLRVTLVTLLAALTVASFTFAAVLHASDQTAAYYNSFARAWELLLGTLVGAVVPYVRWPMWLRTVVAAAGLALIVSCGALIDGVREFPGPWALVPVGATVLMILAAANRQADPATRDRLPLPSRLLSARPLVTLGAMAYSLYLWHWPLLIFWLAYSDESRAGFVDGAVILAISGVLAYLTMRFIEEPLRSGRRSASTATAVPVTTSWRARLRRPTIALGTAVGLLGVALTATSFTWREHVTVQRANGKELVTLSTDGYPGARALTQNARVPKLPMRPTVLEAQNDLPESTNDGCISDFDNSDVINCSYGDKLATRTIALAGGSHAEHWITALDALGKMHNFKVVTYLKMGCPLTTEEAPLVMGDNRPYPNCREWNQKVMAKLIEAHPSFVFTTSTRPWNIKPGDVMPATYIGIWQTLSDNKIPILAMRDTPWLVRNGAPFFPTDCLAKGGDAVSCGIDRSEVLSERNQTLDFLAQFPLMRVLDLSDAVCRADTCRAVEGNVLIYHDSHHISATYMRTLIPELGRQLGAATAWW from the coding sequence ATGTTGACCCTTAGCCCGACCCGCCCGTCGGCACCGACACAAGCGGGTTCTCCCCCGCTTGCCGCGACCGGAACGCGGAAATCGGGCTTCTATCGCCACGACCTCGACGGCCTTCGTGGTGTCGCCATCGCCCTTGTGGCGGTGTTCCACGTGTGGTTCGGGCGGGTCTCCGGCGGGGTCGACGTCTTCCTGGTGTTGTCCGGTTTCTTCTTCGGCGGGTCGCTGTTGCGCACCGCGCTGAATCCGGACTCGGCGCTGTCCCCCTGGCCAGAGATCCTCCGGCTGGTCCGCCGACTCCTGCCCGCGCTTGTCATCGTGCTTGCCGTCGGCGCTGTGTTGACCGTCCTGGTGCAGCCGCAGACGCGTTGGGAGACATTTGCTGACCAGAGCCTGGCAAGCCTGGGCTACTTCCAGAACTGGGAGCTCTCAGCGACCGCGTCGAACTATCTCCGCGCCGGTGAGGCCGTCAGTCCGTTGCAACACATCTGGTCAATGTCCGTTCAGGGCCAGTTCTACATCGCGATGCTCGCGCTTATCTTCGGGTTTGCCTACGCGGCGCGACGACGGCTCGGCCCATGGCTGCGCGTGACATTGGTGACTTTGCTTGCCGCACTCACCGTCGCGTCATTCACCTTTGCCGCCGTCTTGCACGCGTCCGACCAGACAGCCGCGTACTACAACAGCTTCGCCCGCGCCTGGGAGCTACTGCTCGGCACCCTCGTCGGCGCAGTGGTGCCCTATGTCCGATGGCCGATGTGGCTGCGCACCGTGGTGGCCGCGGCCGGGCTGGCCCTGATCGTCTCGTGCGGCGCCCTCATCGACGGCGTGCGCGAGTTCCCCGGCCCATGGGCACTGGTGCCGGTCGGCGCGACCGTGCTGATGATCCTGGCGGCCGCGAACCGCCAGGCCGATCCCGCGACCCGCGACCGGCTGCCGCTGCCCAGCCGGCTACTGTCCGCGCGGCCACTGGTGACACTCGGCGCGATGGCCTACTCGCTGTATCTCTGGCATTGGCCGCTTTTGATCTTCTGGCTGGCCTACTCCGACGAGAGCCGGGCCGGCTTCGTCGACGGCGCCGTGATCCTGGCAATCTCGGGTGTGCTGGCCTATCTGACGATGCGCTTCATCGAAGAGCCGCTGCGCTCCGGGCGGCGTTCCGCATCGACGGCGACGGCTGTGCCGGTCACCACCTCGTGGCGCGCCCGCCTGCGTAGGCCAACGATCGCGCTGGGAACCGCGGTGGGCCTGCTCGGAGTGGCACTGACGGCGACATCCTTCACCTGGCGCGAACACGTCACCGTGCAGCGCGCCAACGGCAAGGAGCTCGTCACGCTGTCGACCGACGGCTACCCCGGGGCACGGGCGCTGACCCAAAATGCCCGGGTGCCGAAGCTGCCGATGCGGCCCACCGTGCTGGAGGCGCAAAACGACCTACCCGAGTCGACCAACGACGGGTGTATCAGTGATTTCGACAACAGCGACGTCATCAACTGCAGCTACGGAGACAAGCTGGCGACCCGGACGATCGCGCTCGCCGGCGGCTCGCACGCCGAGCACTGGATCACCGCACTGGACGCCCTGGGCAAGATGCACAATTTCAAGGTGGTCACCTATCTGAAGATGGGCTGCCCACTGACCACCGAGGAAGCACCGCTGGTGATGGGCGACAACCGGCCCTATCCGAACTGCCGCGAGTGGAACCAAAAGGTGATGGCCAAACTGATCGAGGCACACCCCAGCTTCGTGTTCACCACATCGACCCGGCCATGGAACATCAAGCCGGGCGACGTCATGCCGGCGACCTACATCGGGATCTGGCAGACCTTGTCAGACAACAAGATTCCGATCCTTGCGATGCGTGACACACCGTGGCTGGTGCGCAACGGCGCACCCTTCTTCCCGACCGACTGCCTGGCCAAGGGCGGCGACGCGGTGTCGTGCGGGATCGACCGTTCCGAGGTGCTGTCCGAACGCAATCAGACCCTGGATTTCCTGGCCCAGTTCCCCCTGATGCGCGTCCTTGACCTCAGTGACGCCGTGTGCCGTGCCGACACGTGCCGCGCGGTCGAGGGAAATGTGCTGATCTACCACGATTCTCACCACATCTCCGCGACCTACATGCGCACATTGATCCCCGAACTGGGCAGACAGCTGGGCGCGGCCACCGCTTGGTGGTGA
- a CDS encoding 8-amino-7-oxononanoate synthase — MTRVGLSPLAWLDTVEQQRRQAGLRRSLRTRPAVATELDLASNDYLGLSQHPAVIDGGVAALRTWGAGSTGSRLVTGNTELHEEFETALAEFVGAETGLVFSSGYTANIGATVGLSGPGALVVSDALSHASLVDACRLSRARVVVTPHCDVDAVEAALADRDEERALVITESVFSTDGALAPLRQLHEVCRRHRAVLLVDEAHGLGVRGVGGRGLIHEAGLAGAPDVVMTTTMSKSLGSQGGVVLGPAAVRDHLIDAARTMIFDTGLAPAPLGAALAALTVVTAEPGRAGAVIERARQLAAMCDVAEAPESAVVSVILGDPEIAVAAAAACLDAGVRVGCFRPPTVPAGTSRLRLTARASLTDDEMDTARDVLSAVLGSHSR, encoded by the coding sequence ATGACCCGCGTAGGTCTTTCACCGCTGGCCTGGCTCGACACCGTCGAGCAACAGCGTCGGCAGGCGGGCCTGCGCCGATCGCTGCGTACGCGCCCGGCGGTGGCCACCGAACTCGATCTGGCCTCCAACGACTACCTGGGTCTGTCCCAGCACCCGGCGGTCATCGACGGCGGCGTGGCTGCGCTGCGCACCTGGGGGGCCGGATCCACCGGCTCCCGGCTGGTGACCGGTAACACCGAGCTGCACGAGGAATTTGAGACCGCCCTGGCGGAATTCGTCGGGGCCGAAACAGGTCTGGTGTTCTCCTCGGGCTACACCGCCAATATCGGCGCCACGGTCGGGCTCTCCGGGCCGGGTGCGCTGGTGGTGTCCGACGCGCTCTCGCACGCCTCGCTGGTCGACGCGTGCCGGCTGTCCCGGGCCCGGGTGGTCGTGACCCCGCATTGCGACGTCGACGCGGTGGAGGCTGCGCTGGCCGACCGCGACGAGGAGCGCGCGCTGGTCATCACCGAGTCGGTGTTCAGCACCGACGGCGCGCTGGCGCCGCTGCGCCAGCTGCACGAGGTGTGCCGGAGGCACCGCGCGGTGCTGCTGGTCGACGAGGCGCACGGGCTTGGTGTGCGCGGCGTCGGCGGCCGCGGCCTGATCCATGAGGCCGGGCTGGCCGGTGCGCCCGATGTCGTGATGACGACCACCATGTCCAAGTCGCTGGGCAGCCAGGGTGGCGTGGTGCTCGGGCCGGCCGCGGTGCGCGATCATCTGATCGACGCGGCACGCACGATGATCTTCGACACCGGCCTTGCGCCCGCGCCCCTTGGCGCCGCCCTGGCCGCACTGACCGTAGTGACCGCCGAGCCGGGCCGAGCCGGTGCCGTCATCGAGCGGGCCCGGCAGCTCGCCGCGATGTGCGACGTCGCGGAGGCTCCGGAGTCGGCGGTGGTTTCGGTGATTCTTGGCGATCCGGAGATCGCGGTGGCCGCCGCGGCCGCCTGTCTGGACGCCGGCGTCCGGGTGGGCTGCTTCCGCCCGCCGACGGTGCCTGCGGGCACCTCACGGCTGCGCCTGACCGCGCGGGCATCGCTGACCGACGACGAGATGGACACCGCCCGCGACGTCCTGTCCGCTGTTCTGGGTAGCCACTCGCGATGA
- the bioD gene encoding dethiobiotin synthase, whose translation MSVLVITGTGTGVGKTVATAALACHARVADRDVAVCKPVQTGTADGDDDLAEVARLSGVTELVGVARYPEPLAPAAAAERAGLPLPSADELLASIRGVDRPGRLTLVEGAGGLLVELAAGGVTLRDLAEELAAPVLVVVEPGLGTLNHTSLTLEGLGARGLSCAGLVIGAWPAQPGAAEKSNRDALAGLAPVRAALPAGVAAVSPKDFALFSARAFDPDWVAGLI comes from the coding sequence ATGAGCGTCCTGGTCATCACCGGCACGGGAACCGGCGTAGGTAAGACCGTCGCGACGGCGGCGCTGGCGTGCCACGCCAGGGTGGCCGACCGTGACGTCGCGGTATGCAAACCCGTACAGACCGGTACTGCCGACGGTGACGACGACCTGGCCGAGGTCGCCCGGCTGTCCGGCGTCACCGAACTGGTCGGTGTCGCCCGCTATCCCGAACCGCTGGCCCCGGCCGCCGCCGCCGAGCGTGCCGGCCTGCCGCTGCCCAGCGCCGACGAGCTGCTGGCCTCGATCCGCGGGGTTGACCGGCCCGGTCGGCTGACCCTGGTCGAGGGGGCGGGCGGCTTGTTGGTCGAGCTGGCCGCCGGCGGGGTGACGTTGCGCGATCTGGCCGAGGAATTGGCCGCGCCGGTGCTCGTTGTCGTCGAACCAGGACTAGGCACTCTCAACCACACCTCGTTGACGTTGGAAGGTCTTGGCGCCAGGGGTCTTTCGTGTGCCGGCCTGGTGATCGGCGCATGGCCGGCGCAGCCCGGCGCGGCGGAGAAATCCAACCGCGACGCGCTGGCTGGGTTGGCTCCGGTCCGGGCCGCGCTGCCGGCCGGGGTGGCCGCGGTATCACCGAAAGACTTCGCGCTGTTCAGCGCTCGCGCGTTCGATCCGGACTGGGTCGCCGGCCTGATCTGA
- the bsaP gene encoding biotin synthase auxiliary protein BsaP, which translates to MVEQLPAPVGAGVYNVYTGGPAGSVVPTAAQLGLEPPRFCAECGRRMVVQVRPDGWWAKCARHGRVDSHDLEAQR; encoded by the coding sequence ATGGTCGAACAGCTGCCCGCACCCGTCGGTGCCGGGGTCTACAACGTGTACACCGGCGGACCTGCCGGCAGTGTCGTGCCCACCGCGGCCCAGCTCGGGCTGGAGCCGCCGCGGTTCTGCGCCGAGTGCGGCCGCCGGATGGTGGTGCAGGTTCGCCCGGACGGTTGGTGGGCCAAGTGTGCGCGGCACGGCCGGGTCGACTCCCATGATCTTGAGGCGCAGCGATGA